The Myripristis murdjan chromosome 17, fMyrMur1.1, whole genome shotgun sequence DNA segment ggattgtaaaaaaaaattgtagatttttgtcttgtattttcttctttttttttggtaactgtAGCTTGTATAGTGTGTTAGCCCTTTTTTCCATTATTAAACCAATTATTCCTTGTTAGTGCTGCTTTTGTCTCTTATTATGAAGCATGTACTTTGggcttttttaaacagtgtgaGGGTGACACTTTGTGCCTTTAAGCAGAAATGGAAGTTGTGAAAGAGGAACAGCAGCCTCGGTGTAGACCAAAATTGGGTTTTGTTTGTATTCTAGGACTTCCCTTCCTTATTTCCCTAAAAAATGACCATATAAACAGTGGGATTTGAGCTGCTGCCGTCCACACAGAAGCTAAAATGATTCTATCCTATGAGCAGATTGTTTGTTTCACCAGTAATATCGCAGAGTTTCACTGAATTTGAGCGACCTGGCCCCGAGGAAAGCAGAGGCCTAAACCTGAAGTTTatcacaagtgttttttttcgtGAGAGGAACTCGTCTGAGGGGAGGATGGCAGTGGTAGGCGTGTGGTTTCACAGCTTTAGAACGGACAGAGAGCCCAGCACTTCCTGCCTCGCTGcctcctctctcagctctcACTTCAGACGCTTTAGACATCTCTCTCTGACATCTGAGAGGAAGAGCAACAGCAGTCCCTCCATCTTCTCTGCAGCCCACCCGGCAAGATGATGCGGGGATCTCTCTTCGTCCTCCTTCTGATGATAAACGTCACCGACGCCTGTGAGGattcgttttgtttttatcacctTTTGATGATTTAGTAAATGCCACATATCTTTGAGCTTTTGTGGGTGGTGTGTATGTTTTAGGATGTCTTAACTGCTGTAGTACTCTTTGAGCGGCGAAACTGTTTGGTGGCTTGAACAGATGGAGTCTAAGTAGATCTTTAGGGTGATGATGAAGAGTCTGattgtgtgtttctgctctttgcACAGTGGGCATGAACGACGTGAACTTGTGCTACGTCCTGGATGGGATTCTCATCTTCTACGGCATCATTCTCACCGTCTTGTACTGCCGGCTGAGGGTAAGGCGAACTGCGACACTACAGGAACAACGTACACCACTTCATGATGTGTAGAATAAAAGCAATGTCTATGAATATTTAGTAGAAAACTGGGCCGTCAAAATAAAACTACCTACAAAATCTGAAGAGTTTCAGTCGAAAAAAACTATATGTATTGAGTTTGTCATGGGAATTAACATATAAAGATATCAGTATCACCAAATGCTCAAGAAGGCTGATGTTtca contains these protein-coding regions:
- the fcer1gl gene encoding Fc receptor, IgE, high affinity I, gamma polypeptide like isoform X2 gives rise to the protein MMRGSLFVLLLMINVTDALGMNDVNLCYVLDGILIFYGIILTVLYCRLRMHPFQVHHVARPEKQPYEGGIYAGLTPHSVDTYETINIQKKSIV